The sequence TTATTAATCTCACTATTGACTCTAATGGTTCCATTGCGACTGATTAAATTAATATCTTGACCATTAAGGGAAAGGTTACTATTCCCTGTAATTTTTTCCACAGAATTAACCCGAATTTCTCCGGTTTCAATATTTCCGGCTGCTGATAAATTAATATCTCCAATTCCGGGATTTCCAGAAACTAATTGTAATGCGCCAGTCCGAATATTTCCTTGGGAACTACTGAGTTGAATCGTTCCTCCTTGGGTACTCATATCCCCAATTAAAATATCAGATCCGGCGGATAAAGTCAGAGAAGCGTTATCAATACCAGTGAGACGACCTGTTCCTAAAATAGATTGTGCTTGTAAATTGAGCGGATCAGAAATAGTAGAATTTCCCGCTAAAGTTAGGGTACTGATACTATCTGTACGACCGATTTTAATGGAACTAAATCCGTCGGCAAAAGTTTCTAAATCTCGGCTACTAATATCAAAGCTAGAAGACTGTTCCGACCCCGCTAACGTTATGGCTTGTGTGTTACGACTCGGTTGTAAAAGCAGTGTTCCTAAACCCTGAATAGAATTTAATCCTCCTAATAAATTAATTTCTGTTCCTGTTAATTGAATTGTAGCAGAGGCAGAATTCCCTGTGGATAACTTTTGGGTAGAAATAGTTCCCAATTGACTGGTAATTAAAATGTTCTGGCCGTTGGTGTTCAGGGTTCCCAAGGTAATATTATCTGAGGCAAATAGCTTTAAACTGGCATCATCTAATCCTGTAAGCGTATAAAACTGTTCACGCAATGGCGTTCCACTGGCAATTCCGCCTTGAGGAGATTGGATGACAACGGGATCTTGAAATGAAATATTCCCAGCAATAAAAATTGTACCCTTGCTTTGAGCTCCTCCAATAATAATTTCTGTAAACCCATTTTCTAAACTGTTTAAATCACTAGAAGATAAATTTAATGTGAGTTCTGCATTATTATTTTGACCTGCGATTTCAATATCTTGAGCATTAGTTGCAGGTTGTAACAAAATTTGACCTTTGCCTTGAATTGAGTTTTGACCCCCTGTGAAATTAATTTCATCACTGGTAATTTCGATATTACCAGTCGCATTTTCTAAACCATTAAATGTCCCGGTACGCAGTCCTTGAATTTCCGTCGCTAACTCTGCATTTAAGATAATATTTCCTCCGGTTTCCTGACCTCTAGTATCAATTAAATTCGTGGTCAAAGTCCGAGAAGTATTCACCAAAATATTCCCTCCTGAACCCTGACTAGAAGTAGCATCAATACTATAGGAATCTCCCTCTAAAATAATATCTCCTTGTAAACTGCTGAGGGTAATATCTCCAGCTTGAACTTGACCAGAGGTATTAATATTATTGGTTTGAATTCGGTTTAATGTACTTAAATTAACTGTCCCCCCGCTTCCATTTCTATTAGAAAAAGTGGAAATCTTATCGGTGACAATATCCCGATCACTTTTAATGGTTAAATTTCCACCATTTCCTAGGTTAGAAGTGGATAAATTTTCTGTCCGAATTCCCCCATTATTTGTTGCAGTTAGGTCTAAATTTCCCCCTTGAGTGATTATATCTCCGGTGACTAAATTAACACCTGTAATCGCAATAGCAGCACCGGATGTGCGGAGGGTATCCCCCGAATTCATGGTAAATCCACCACTCCCTGATTGATCTGCATCGGCGGTAAAAGTTAAGCTTCCTGTGGTGGCTGGAAACCTTAATTCATTATCGGCTAGATTCGCAATAGTAATATTATTTTTAGCTTCTATAATCACATTTGCTGTGGTGGCGAAATCTTCTAGGGTTTGATCAGATAGGGTAAGATTAGCATTGCTTTGATCCTTATTCCCAATATTAATTTCTGCTGCATTAATCACTAAATTACCTGGCTTTCCATCGCTTCCTTTGAGGTTGATATTTCCAGCTATATTAAGATTATTTTGACTAAAAATAGTAGCAGACCCTCCTAATCCTTGACTCGTTTGGGAGTTGGAAGATCCTTGGGTACTAATATTTCCCAAAAATCGAGTTAAATCATGGGAACCAATGCTTACTCGTCCCCCATTTCCATTGGTCAAGGCATCCGCTATAATTGTGGATTGATCATTAATGAAGGTACGCGAAGCCGTAGGAAAAAAACCATTTCCTTGATAGTCACTCCCAATTCTAATGGTTCCCCCTCCATTGGCAGCAGAAGCATCAATTTCTGCGTTCGATAATTGAATATCATTGCCAATAATATTGATTTGGGGAAGCGTTGAGGATGATGAATCTAAACTGGTATTTCTGGTATTCAAAAAACCTGAAATTAAAGCCATCCCTCCTTTGGGAGGTAAATTAGCACTCGAAGCAGTGAGTTTTACGGTTCCATCCGGTAAAATATTCACAATAGAAGCTTGATTATTTTCTCCTGTTCCTGTTAATAATTCGGGTAATGAAAGAGGATTAATAACAGATTGTTCGGTCTCAGAAGTGGGGGTAACGGCTGCAATTTCTAAATTGAGTAAATAGCCCTCTTGACTAATTCTAACTAAGTTATTTCCTTCAATCGCTGCAATTGTGATTTGTCCTCCCGGTGCGTTTAGGGTTCCGGTATTAATCACATTTCCTCCAACTAACCTTAAGGTTTGTCCAGAGGAAACGGTGAGTTCTCCCGCATTAATAATATTACCCGGATTGGAGGTGGAAAAAAGAAAGGTATTCGGTTCACCCGAAAGGGCGTTATAATTATTAGAATCTACAGCATTAAAAAACCCTGAATTAAATCCAATTCCTGTAGCAGTTGTAGCAGTAAATGCAGCAGGAACATCTAAACGAGCTCCCGCTCCAAAAATGATTCCGGCTGGATTTAAAATGAAGAGATTAGAATTGCCTCCGGTGACTTGAATTAACCCTTCAATTAATGAAGGTTGTCCTCCTACTACACGGCTGAGAATATTTTGAATTGAAGGATTAGAAACAAAATTGGCTGTTTGACCTTGGGGAACGTTAAATTGAGTAAAACTATGAAATAAATTTCCCCCATCTCCTGAAGCTTGACCTCCGGTAATATCAACACGATTTCCCACCGAATTGGTTAGGGTATTGGTACTATTCGCTTCAGGAATAATAGATTGTGCTAAAACTCTATTTAGGGAAAAAATAACTTTCTGATTCCCCCTGAATATTTCCCAAACTCCATTCATCCCAATCGTCCATAATCCTGTCAACGGAAGGGAGATTAAAACTAACTTGAAAAAACGTCCAGGCTGCATAGGGGTTTATGCCTTTAACGAACAATTACCAACCGGAAATCTACGACTAATATCTCGACAGAAGCTACCCAAATGGATTATTCTGATTAAAACGGCATTAATAATATTATAGATTGAAAAACCAAAGTATGCGTTTAATTGGTCTGACCGGAGGGATAGGAACTGGTAAAACGACTGTATCCAACTATCTTGCTAACACTTACCAACTCCCCATTTGGGATGCGGATTTATATGCTAGGGAAGCAGTGAAACCCGGTTCACCCATTCTCCAGTCAATTATTCAGCGTTATGGGAACGATATTTTACTTTTTGATGGTAACTTAAACCGCCAACGATTAGCCAGTCTGATTTTTTCAGACTCATCAGCAAGAACCTGGGTAGAACAACAGATTCATCCCTTTGTTCGCCATTGTTTTGTTAACAATATTCAACAATTAAACGCGAAAATTCTCCAAAATCCTGATAGGAACACCCCCCAATATGCGGATGGAGTGTTAGTCATTCCGTTATTATTTGAATCCAAAATGACGGATTTAGTGACTGAAATTTGGGTGGTTTATTCTCCTCCCGAACAACAATATTCTCGGTTGATCCAACGAGAAAAAATGATTTCTAATCGAATTTTAACTTTTGAAGAAGCTCAAGCTCGAATTCAAAGTCAAATGTCATTAGAAGAAAAGTGTCAGCAGGCGGACGTAATTTTATATAATTCTTCAACTCCAGAGGAACTTTTTAAACAAGTAGATGCAGCACTCCAAGGTTAATGAAGTAGTCAAAATCAGAAAATAGGGGGTAAAATAAACATCAGTAAGGTTAGGGATAAACAGTGAGTCTCCTCACCTTCCTTCATGCTTCTATCTCTAGGCATAAATAGCTAATGATGTATATTAATCAAATTCATACCAGTGCTTCTCAAATTCGATTGGAAAAATTAATCAAGGAACGTTTAAACCCTGATGCTGATACCGAAAAAATTGATGCTCAGATCTGGGATTTATTTGGAGAAGTTTGGGCAATCATGTTTACGGATTTATGCGGGTTTTCACGAGGGGTTGAAAAATTTGGAATCATTCACTTTTTACAACTCATTTATGAGTCTGAACGATTATTTGTTCCTTGTATTGATGAACATAATGGAATTTTAATCAAATCTGAAGGAGATAGTTTAATGATTATTTTTCGCTGGGTTAATAAAGCCATAGATTGTGCGATCACTATGCAAAAAGCAGCCCAAGCTTATAATCAAGATAAAACCGATGAAGAAAAAATTCTATTATCCATTGGATTAGGCTATGGGAGAATCTTAAAAATTGGCGATGCTGATATTTTCGGGGCTGAAGTTAATGCGGCGAGTAAATTGGGAGAAGATATCGGAAAAGCTTGGGAAATTTTAGCCACCGTAGCCGTTACTGAACAAATCAAAAAACGTTCGGATCTTCAACTCGAACTCCTCTCAACCAGTATCCCTGGTACATCACAAGCCTTTAAAATTATTTATCAATTGTAAATTAACAGGCGGAATTGCTTATCAAAATAGGTCAAATCCGCTCAAATCATGCTTGATTCAATAAGTTTTTTTTCAGTGAATTGAGCTTTTCGGAAAAACCAGATAAGCTAGAATAAAATACTAGAGGGAAAATGCTATGACAACCTCTGTACAATTTATTGATGGATTAGATGAAGAAATTAGTGGGATTAGTTTGCGGAAACTCAAACATTCCCAGACCAAAATCGTTGTCTTGGTATTTGAGCACCTTCAAGCCATAGAACGATTAAGAGCCTATCGCAAGCAAATCACGAATTTGTGGCTTCGGGATGAAGAAGGACAAATTAAAGTCACCCCCAGTGGCGTTAAATTCTTTTTTGCTGAGAATGAGGATCTATCTAAAGTTGAATGTACCTTTGAAGTAGACTCAGAGGAAGTATTTGAACGAGTCATGCGGTTTTTACACCGTTATGCAGATGAAAATGAATTTCAATTTCAGTCTACTTAAAAGAAACTGATTCATTGATATTCAATTCTTAAAAGCTGAGGTTCAAATGCGCGAATTAATCAAAATTCAACAGTTATCTGCTGAATGGATTACTCCTGAACAATTTAAACCCTATGGACAAGTCATTTCAGCCTCGGCTGATGATAAATTATATAACGAGGAGGATGCCCAACTCAATTTAAACAACGGTATCCCTCGTTTTTATATTATGCGGGTTCAACAAAAAGGTTTAAAATTTCATCACATTACTCGCCACAGTCAATGTACTCAATGTTTAGGATCATTAGAAGGAAAAGATTGGTTTATGGCTGTTTGTCCTCCCTCTAAACATGATCAACCCTCCTTAAAGGATTTAGTCGCGTTTCATATTCCAGGCAATTGTTTTATTAAATTAGAAGTCGGAACGTGGCACGCAGGGCCGTATTTTACCCATGAAACAGTTGATTTTTATAACTTAGAATTAATCGATACTAATCTTGTTGATCACTTTACCCACAGTTTTGCTAAAAGTCATTACTTAGAATTTGAAATTGTAGAGAGTAAGTAATAGGCAATAGGCAATGGGTAATAGAAAAGACAGAAAATAAAAGTTTTCTTCCCCATTCCCTATTCGTAATTCGTAATTCGTAATTCGTAATTGCCCATTGCCCATTGCCCCTGTCCTATTTCTCCAATTGTTTCAACGCTTGAAACGTCACGAAGAAAAATCCCAAAGAACCAATAACTGTAATAACTTGAGCAATTAAATTAGCTGTTGCCATTTCATCCATTGTTCATCCTCCCATCAAACTAAACTTAGGATTTCCTATTCTTAAGTTTACCGGATCAAATCAACCTATGGTTTAAGAACTTAGGACAACTTCTTTCTACACAGAACTAAACAAATTGAATCTCGTATTTCATCCCCGTGTTGAGAAATAATACAAACCCTCGTTTTCCTGACCTCAAAAGTGTTACAACAAAGGAAAAATCACCAGGAGAAATCTCACCATGCAATTTCAAACCGCAATGCACGAAGCTTGTTACAACAAAGTTGCCACCTGGATGCGAGAATTATACGGCAAATTCCCGTGCGCTAGGGAAGATGTCCCTGGATTAGCAATGGTCATGGGTTCAGCATTGGTTGAGGTATTTGTGTTTCCTTGGGAAAAAGATGATGCTGTTATTAATGCCCGGTCTTATGTTGTAACCGATGTAGAACTTTCCCCAGATTTACTACATTTTCTGCTTCGAGAAAATAACATTATGAGATTCGGGGCTTTTGGAATTGATGAACACGGAGACATTGTTTTTGAACATACCATTGTTGGCTCAACTTGTGATAAACTGGAGTTAGAAGCTTCTGTGAATGCGGTGTTAGAAATTGCCGATGAATATGATGATAAAATCGTAGAACGTTGGGGAGGAAAAAGAGCATTAGATCGCATAGCAAGTTAAAAGAAACTATCATTTTAGGGGCGGTTTTACTTCTATTTTTTCATTCTTGATTAATTTGATAAATCCGCCCATCGTCATCATATTTTAAAGCGAGAATGGTGCTGAACTTAGCATCATTAAATCATTCATTCCCCTGAGAACCTCTTCGTCGATATTGTCGAACCGAGCCTAAAAAAATTTTAATTAATCCTGAAAACTTCCGTTTAGAATATGAATGATTAATATAACATCAGATTCAATCAACCCCTTAACTTAATATTTAGATTGCACCTTCAACCATGAAAAAATATTTAGCCGGACTGATCTTACCCGTTCTTTATTTCTTATCCCCAACGGTAGCGAATGCTCAAGTTGAAACCACCCTACAACCTAACCAAATTACAATTACAGGAAATCGCCTCGAAAAACAACCCCCACGTCAAATTTTTGTGCAAACAAATAGCCCAATTCAGGATTTACGGGTGCTGGTATTAGATTTGAATCGTCAAGATGGAACTACTGTTTTTCCAGCATCGGGGATTGTTTCTAATAAGCAAAATTGGCAGACAATTAAACCCAACCAAATGTTAATTCCACTTGAATTTAACTTAAGTCAAGCCCCCAGTAGTGGCGAATATAATGGAACCATCCGTTTTAGTTATACCGGAGGAGAATTAACCCTACCGATTACCTTACAAGTTAAGGATTTTTGGTTACTTCCTGTATTGGTATTATTTCTGGGAACTGGATTAGGAATTCTGGTTTCAGTTTATCGTGCTCAAGGAAGACCCCGTGATGAAATTTTAGTGCGGGTTGGACAATTACAAACTCAGATCCAGGAAGATATAGAATTTGGAAAAATAACGGCATTTAAACAATATATTGAAGGGTGTTTAATTGAGATTAAAATGGATTTGCAAACTGAAAAGTGGGAACAAGCGATCGCCACTTTAGAACAAGCTGAAAATGTTTGGAAACGATGGGTAAAAGGACGAAATGATTGGTTACAACAATTCGATTATTGTCAACAACTCAAACATCAGTTAGAAGATAAAAATCCCAATGATTTAGAAGTAAAAGCCATATTGCGGGATTTAGAAGCAACAATTAATGATGTCCCAGAACTTGAAACCCCCGAACAATTCCGAGAACGGTTAGAAAAAATTGCTCAACAGATGAATCAGTCCATTTTGGAGAATCAAAAGCAAGATTTAAAAGCGTTAATTGCCGAAATTCCCTTAGAAAAACGGACTACTATCCTTCCTGAATTTGAACAATTAGAAGCAAAAATTGCCACTGAATCTCTGGCTAATCCCAAACAATTTAAAGCGTTAACAACAGAGTTAAATGATTTAACTGTAAAAGCCCAAGACATCGGAAATGAATCTTCAGCAAGAGGAGTAATTTCTAAAAGTCTGTTTGGGTTTACTGGGGTTATGTCTCCGCCTCCAGTAACGAATCGTTCCATAACTTCAACGCCGGAAACAACCAAAGCGGGAGTGCGATTAAAGTTATTTACTTGGACAAGTTATGCGATCGCCGTTATCTTTTTAGCCGGAACCGGATTCAGTCAATTATACATTGATAATCCCACCTTTGGCGCCAATCCCTGGAAGGATTATTTTGCATTAATGGCTTGGGGTTTCGGTGCAGAAGCCACCCGTGATGCGATTACAAAAGTTGTTCAAAGTTGGAATTTACCGGGGTTGAAGTAATTGAATCAAGCTGATAAAAAAACTAACAACCCAGTAATCTAAATATTATGAAGACAGAGCTAACGTGTTGGTTTTGGTGGTGGTGTTGGTGGTGGTGTTGTTGACGAACTGTTTCCTCTGTTCTCATCACCAGGGCTGCTGGTATCATTATGCTTCCAATCATCAAGCCCCAAACCAAAATTCTTAGTTTCAAACCACTCTGCTTTTATCAAAGACCACCAATCTGATGTTAATCCCTTAAGAATATAATCATAAGGTAACCAACCATAACCCTGTTCACCCCAATTAGTCCCCCAAGAATTTCTGATCAGCAGCGCACCGACTGAGGTTCCAATAATTTTAGTATCATCATAGCCAACTGCTACAACAGCATGACCCCCTTGCACATTATCTTTTGAGTGAGGTATGGGAATATAACCTTTTTTGTAGTTAGCCTCTTCATAAATGGAACTGTAAATCGTTAACCCAAACATAGAAGGAAGACCAGCCACTAAAGTCATTTTAATTTGAGCCAATAAATGGGTTGCAGGAAGACCCGGAGTGTCGAGCCTGAAATATTTAATTGTCTGATAAATCTGACCATAGGAGTAACAAAAACCACTCGGTTCTTCATCAATTTTACTTGGTTCATAAGGCCAATATTCTTCCGGTGGAATTCCAAATAAGACCATTGCTTTCATTGTTTCCCGAATGGATGCACCCACATCTCCTTGACGGTGCATGAGTTTTCGCGTTACTTTATACAAAAAAAGGACTGAAGCATTGGTATATTCGCCATAAATTTTGTTCTGAAAATATTCGACTAAAGCAATGGCGGAACAGGCTGTACATGAGCTTAAAGGTTCTTGATTTCTAACGGGAGAACACCAATAGCTTAAATCAACAAACTCAGGTAAACAGAAATAAACGGATGTGTAAGATTGTTCATACTTGTCGATACTGTTTTTAAATTCAGTAAGTAATGGAACTGATAATTGATGATCTTGATCTGATAATTGATTAGGCTCTCCATCAGGACATTTTTTCAGAATTGTAGTTTGATTTTTCTTGGGAAAAAAATCAAACTGATTTTCATCTTGATTTGATCTATCTCTTGAATTTTTATTTTTTCCATTTGAGAAATCAGATAGAGCTTTGGTTTTAATGTCTTTTATTTTTGCTTTTAAATTATCCCACTTATTCTTCTCTCCTTCTGAAGTTTTGGCTTCTATCTTATCAATCATCCATTCAATTTTATCAAGAGTTATGAAAATTGAATAATTTAACCTTTTTCTTTCTATTGTAGACAGAGATTTATAAATTAACATCACATCGATCTCACCCGCACGTTCTTTTCTTCCTCGCAGAAATTCAAGAAAAAATTTTGTATTCATATCATAATTATCTAAAAATTGGGGTTGTTGAGGGTGATTTTCTGGATCTTCATCTAAAAGTGGTTCAGCCAAAAAACTATTTATTAACTCTATAACGTGGGGTATCGCTTGTTCATAATTTAATTGACCATGAATGCCAATTTCCGAAATTTGTTTGATTACCAACTGGATCAATGGATCAATAATAGCAATAATATCGTTAGGAAGCGGATCATTACTCGATTGATTTTTTATTTCTAAAGTTTGAGCTTCTTGATGATTTTCAAGTTTGAGTCGAATTTTATCTTGAAAATCTTTTTTGATGTTTTTAGAAATAGGGTTTTGAATACTCAATAAAATAGGATTTTTTTTCTCTTTATTTTGGATAAAATCTTGATTCTTATATTCAAGAAAAGTAAATAATTGCTCTCGAAAACACTGTTTTTAATCTTCAGCCTTCTCAATAATCTGTCTTAAAAATTCTTGAATAGTTAAAAGTTGTGATTGTTCCTCAGATTTACTTACAGTGATTTCATCGATGACTTTTTCAGTAACCTCATCGAAGATTCCGTTGATTTTAATCTCTTCTTTTCTAAAATCATTCCTGAGTCTTTTTTGTATATAAATGATTGAAAAGGCTTTAAGATTCTTGATATCGTTTACTTGTGATATATTTATTACCTTATTATTTTTTTGGCATAACTTTCGCCAAGTAGAAGGCCCAACTATACCATCAGCTTGTAAACCATTAATCCCTTGAAAAAATTCAACAATTAAATCTGTCTTAAAGCCAAAAAAGGAGCTACATTTTTCATCTTCTGAAAAGAATATCCCATATCCTAGTTCTTCTAATTTATTTTTAATAAGATTTACTATCTTCCCATAATCTCCTATCTTGATTTCTGGAAAATCGTTAGTATCTTTTTCTTCTTGACAATTTCTACAAATTTCTTCATAATTTTCAATTTCTTTTTTATTCTTAATTCTATTATGAATTGTGTTTAAAACTTTATAAATAGTGACCTTAGAATCGTATTGATAAAATTCTTCTTCTTGGTTGGCTTTAGTCTCATCATCTACATCTAAAATGCTATCTTTGTTAGGAATCTCCCATATAGCTTTGAATTTAATTATGAGTTTATGTGTAACTTCTCCAAAATAACCATTTTCTAATTTTAACTTTTCTAAATCCTTTTTAATCTCTGTACTTGACTCTGGGTCTAAATATGAACAACACTTGTCCAAAATAGAAAACAATTTGCCTTGAATTTCTTTAACTTTTGCATTCTTAATTCCTCTGTATAAAAAATATTTATTTTCTTTTTGTACTGTTAAAAAACAAATTTCATCCCGGTTTTTTTGAATTATACTTTCCAGCCTTTCATCTAAAGATGTTTTTCCCTTTTGATCAGTGTTGGAGACTATTTTTTTAATTAATTCGGCTAATTCAAGAATTTGTGATGCTGTATATTCTGAATTCTGAGACTGATCTTTGATGATATTTTTGTTCAGATCACTTAGTTTCAGATCTCTCTGGTCAGGATAGTCGGGTAACCAGCCTAATGAATTCTGGTTTAAGGGCATAATTCAAATCCTTGTTTTCTCTAAAAATTTAAGGTGCTATTTTTAATAGTATGTTGAAATAACACCATTTATAGGAAATTAATTTTTTCTTTAGGATCTTCTAAGCCAGAGTAGTGAAAAATACATTTTATTAGCCTTTAGGAGCAGGACAAAGTTGTTTATTTTTGTTTGGATCATTAAAAGTAAAATAATTTTTAAGCCAACTGCATCCTCCTTCTAAAAGCTTATCCAAATCGGTAACTTGCTCCACATCCCAAAGAATCACTGTTTTGTCTGAACTAGCGGAAGCTAGGATACGACCACTCTTACTAAAACTAACATCATTGACTTCATCCTGATGGCCCTTGAGAGTAACAATAGGAGTCCTCCTATCCCAATCCCAAAGTCTGACGGTCTTATCATCACTAGCAGAAGCAATAATTTTATTTTTAGGATTAGGATTAAAAACCACTCCCCAAATAGGAGATTCATGTCCTTCAAATTTTTTAATAAGTTTACCCTTTATATCCCACAGATCAACCATTTTATTTTGACCGCCTATAGCGATAAGTTGATCATTAGGGCTAAAAGCGACACTATAAACTGAGCTTTCATTCTCGATGATTAACGGATTTTTATCGCTAATTTTTAAGGGCTGATGATTAGTTTTTAGAGTCCAAATTCTGACGGTTTTATCTTCACTGGCTGTTGCCATTAAAAGTGCTTTATGACTAAATCTTACATTATAAACCCGCCCATTATGTTCATTAAGTTCCTGTATTTCTTTTCCATTATCCTGATTCCAAAGTTTGATTTGTCCATCATAACTTGTTGTAGCAATCCATTGGTTATCAAAACTAAAATCAATACTTCTAACTT comes from Planktothrix tepida PCC 9214 and encodes:
- the psb28 gene encoding photosystem II reaction center protein Psb28 — protein: MTTSVQFIDGLDEEISGISLRKLKHSQTKIVVLVFEHLQAIERLRAYRKQITNLWLRDEEGQIKVTPSGVKFFFAENEDLSKVECTFEVDSEEVFERVMRFLHRYADENEFQFQST
- a CDS encoding ureidoglycolate lyase; translated protein: MRELIKIQQLSAEWITPEQFKPYGQVISASADDKLYNEEDAQLNLNNGIPRFYIMRVQQKGLKFHHITRHSQCTQCLGSLEGKDWFMAVCPPSKHDQPSLKDLVAFHIPGNCFIKLEVGTWHAGPYFTHETVDFYNLELIDTNLVDHFTHSFAKSHYLEFEIVESK
- a CDS encoding CHAT domain-containing protein codes for the protein MQPGRFFKLVLISLPLTGLWTIGMNGVWEIFRGNQKVIFSLNRVLAQSIIPEANSTNTLTNSVGNRVDITGGQASGDGGNLFHSFTQFNVPQGQTANFVSNPSIQNILSRVVGGQPSLIEGLIQVTGGNSNLFILNPAGIIFGAGARLDVPAAFTATTATGIGFNSGFFNAVDSNNYNALSGEPNTFLFSTSNPGNIINAGELTVSSGQTLRLVGGNVINTGTLNAPGGQITIAAIEGNNLVRISQEGYLLNLEIAAVTPTSETEQSVINPLSLPELLTGTGENNQASIVNILPDGTVKLTASSANLPPKGGMALISGFLNTRNTSLDSSSSTLPQINIIGNDIQLSNAEIDASAANGGGTIRIGSDYQGNGFFPTASRTFINDQSTIIADALTNGNGGRVSIGSHDLTRFLGNISTQGSSNSQTSQGLGGSATIFSQNNLNIAGNINLKGSDGKPGNLVINAAEINIGNKDQSNANLTLSDQTLEDFATTANVIIEAKNNITIANLADNELRFPATTGSLTFTADADQSGSGGFTMNSGDTLRTSGAAIAITGVNLVTGDIITQGGNLDLTATNNGGIRTENLSTSNLGNGGNLTIKSDRDIVTDKISTFSNRNGSGGTVNLSTLNRIQTNNINTSGQVQAGDITLSSLQGDIILEGDSYSIDATSSQGSGGNILVNTSRTLTTNLIDTRGQETGGNIILNAELATEIQGLRTGTFNGLENATGNIEITSDEINFTGGQNSIQGKGQILLQPATNAQDIEIAGQNNNAELTLNLSSSDLNSLENGFTEIIIGGAQSKGTIFIAGNISFQDPVVIQSPQGGIASGTPLREQFYTLTGLDDASLKLFASDNITLGTLNTNGQNILITSQLGTISTQKLSTGNSASATIQLTGTEINLLGGLNSIQGLGTLLLQPSRNTQAITLAGSEQSSSFDISSRDLETFADGFSSIKIGRTDSISTLTLAGNSTISDPLNLQAQSILGTGRLTGIDNASLTLSAGSDILIGDMSTQGGTIQLSSSQGNIRTGALQLVSGNPGIGDINLSAAGNIETGEIRVNSVEKITGNSNLSLNGQDINLISRNGTIRVNSEINNSSLQGDAVAIELFAPGAIITGNITAYRGINLTSSQGQIITGNLQTLQGIEKSQGISLTGYRGIKTDNINTTTPSGMSSNITLNSFTGSVQSGDLNTVGITRGGTITVVAGDRINTGKIDASSPEGSSGNIGLNASQDIDVISIRGEGKTQGGDIGIATHGLFRVTGTFNSRNQMNASISSVGGEEGGSIVIQQGGNYCSTSECSNIPFTVGNATLNGTTGAITDGNLVTILPQTNTNSNSTGTTGSTQAVVNQINSELQVNNQENPTPPITPQTDGSTTPVLTNSTSDSSLNSTSEPSSKPQEISENPIIPLNTPTIPTDQISSGSVISSLAQIDTFRGIEFSNYLGSNLKNPPVTDQSIRKTLNEIYKLTNSKSAIVYVSAQSDQLELRLILPEGQPIFKSIPVSRQTVLETARAFSNQIRSPENLEDTRYKENGKQLYDWLIEPLESQLEAEGINTLVFSMDTGLRTLPLAALYNGKQFLVERYSLGLIPSLSLTDTRYVNIKNSKVLAMGASIFPNSDQQPLPAVPLELNLIVHQNIWQGLSFLNDKFTIDNLTSQRNQHQFSIVHLATHGEFQTGGSDQSYIQFWDQKLRLTELRKLKLHQPPVELLVLSACTTAVGDEKAELGFAGLAVQAGVKSALASLWYVSDAGTLGLMNTFYEALSTSPIKAEALRQSQLAMLQGKVRLQQGYLIDETGTKTAKIPLPPEIASRGNVNLSHPFYWAGFTLIGSPW
- a CDS encoding T3SS (YopN, CesT) and YbjN peptide-binding chaperone 1; this translates as MQFQTAMHEACYNKVATWMRELYGKFPCAREDVPGLAMVMGSALVEVFVFPWEKDDAVINARSYVVTDVELSPDLLHFLLRENNIMRFGAFGIDEHGDIVFEHTIVGSTCDKLELEASVNAVLEIADEYDDKIVERWGGKRALDRIAS
- a CDS encoding adenylate/guanylate cyclase domain-containing protein, which translates into the protein MMYINQIHTSASQIRLEKLIKERLNPDADTEKIDAQIWDLFGEVWAIMFTDLCGFSRGVEKFGIIHFLQLIYESERLFVPCIDEHNGILIKSEGDSLMIIFRWVNKAIDCAITMQKAAQAYNQDKTDEEKILLSIGLGYGRILKIGDADIFGAEVNAASKLGEDIGKAWEILATVAVTEQIKKRSDLQLELLSTSIPGTSQAFKIIYQL
- the coaE gene encoding dephospho-CoA kinase (Dephospho-CoA kinase (CoaE) performs the final step in coenzyme A biosynthesis.) → MRLIGLTGGIGTGKTTVSNYLANTYQLPIWDADLYAREAVKPGSPILQSIIQRYGNDILLFDGNLNRQRLASLIFSDSSARTWVEQQIHPFVRHCFVNNIQQLNAKILQNPDRNTPQYADGVLVIPLLFESKMTDLVTEIWVVYSPPEQQYSRLIQREKMISNRILTFEEAQARIQSQMSLEEKCQQADVILYNSSTPEELFKQVDAALQG
- a CDS encoding C1 family peptidase — encoded protein: MSIQNPISKNIKKDFQDKIRLKLENHQEAQTLEIKNQSSNDPLPNDIIAIIDPLIQLVIKQISEIGIHGQLNYEQAIPHVIELINSFLAEPLLDEDPENHPQQPQFLDNYDMNTKFFLEFLRGRKERAGEIDVMLIYKSLSTIERKRLNYSIFITLDKIEWMIDKIEAKTSEGEKNKWDNLKAKIKDIKTKALSDFSNGKNKNSRDRSNQDENQFDFFPKKNQTTILKKCPDGEPNQLSDQDHQLSVPLLTEFKNSIDKYEQSYTSVYFCLPEFVDLSYWCSPVRNQEPLSSCTACSAIALVEYFQNKIYGEYTNASVLFLYKVTRKLMHRQGDVGASIRETMKAMVLFGIPPEEYWPYEPSKIDEEPSGFCYSYGQIYQTIKYFRLDTPGLPATHLLAQIKMTLVAGLPSMFGLTIYSSIYEEANYKKGYIPIPHSKDNVQGGHAVVAVGYDDTKIIGTSVGALLIRNSWGTNWGEQGYGWLPYDYILKGLTSDWWSLIKAEWFETKNFGLGLDDWKHNDTSSPGDENRGNSSSTTPPPTPPPKPTR